In bacterium, one genomic interval encodes:
- a CDS encoding choice-of-anchor D domain-containing protein, producing ATTTSPIPLEFEAHDALSGVSQVTLYYRFQSESETKGETWKSYASSSSASGAFTFVPSHGFGIYEFSATGTDSLGNRGTPADIPLCHTDYQSSIPVISPADMSHDFGEAAIGQDKVWVLRIGNSGGSTLVISEIKTSGDFSCSDTTPITIQSGGTYQLDVEFSPQEVGRRDGWLTITSNDTNTLSCNISLTGSGFEQDAQPQATIVLNAASFKEGDRFLAQVEAEYAGPSTTADLYVSVFLPGDWHLYCPSFSTIPGPFIPSIQLYPGYRLGRTTIIDVIVPKLDPGQCSFMALFCQEGTLTQMGDSATESFTIDGPPRLSLSLNGSTFREGDLMSLSRTIENPGLAKSVDLYVGITLPTGDTLFYPSLSKMPDPFTRGIPLREGETVGPIELFSLTLPGIEPGNYFWLAVLTPAGEFASFSNIPACGWIFTASKARTRSPKLSMGFARFPMPDIPK from the coding sequence GGCGACTACAACTTCACCCATCCCGCTAGAATTCGAGGCGCACGATGCGCTGTCTGGCGTCTCCCAGGTTACGCTTTATTACAGGTTCCAGTCTGAATCAGAGACCAAGGGCGAGACGTGGAAATCCTACGCGTCCTCGAGCAGCGCCTCCGGGGCGTTCACATTTGTGCCTTCGCACGGGTTCGGCATTTACGAATTCAGTGCCACAGGCACCGACTCGCTCGGCAACCGAGGCACGCCGGCGGACATCCCACTGTGCCATACGGATTACCAGTCCTCAATACCGGTCATCTCGCCGGCCGACATGTCTCACGACTTCGGCGAGGCGGCCATAGGGCAGGACAAGGTCTGGGTTCTAAGAATTGGGAACTCTGGCGGAAGCACGCTTGTCATCAGTGAGATCAAGACCTCTGGCGACTTCTCGTGCAGCGACACAACGCCGATCACGATTCAGTCAGGGGGCACGTATCAACTTGACGTTGAGTTCTCACCGCAGGAGGTTGGACGGCGCGACGGGTGGCTGACGATAACCTCAAACGACACCAACACGCTCAGCTGTAACATCAGCCTCACGGGTTCGGGTTTCGAGCAGGACGCACAGCCCCAGGCCACGATCGTGCTCAACGCCGCCTCGTTCAAAGAGGGCGACAGATTCCTAGCCCAGGTCGAGGCGGAATATGCAGGCCCAAGCACGACTGCGGACCTCTATGTCTCCGTGTTCTTGCCGGGGGATTGGCACCTTTACTGCCCGAGCTTCTCGACCATACCGGGTCCGTTCATTCCTTCAATACAGCTCTATCCCGGATACAGGCTCGGCAGAACAACCATCATCGACGTGATCGTTCCGAAGCTCGATCCGGGCCAATGCTCCTTCATGGCGCTCTTCTGCCAGGAGGGCACGCTCACACAAATGGGCGACTCGGCGACCGAGTCGTTCACGATCGATGGGCCACCACGGCTCAGCCTCTCGCTCAATGGCTCAACATTCAGAGAAGGCGATCTTATGTCGCTGTCAAGAACGATAGAGAATCCGGGCCTTGCCAAATCGGTCGATCTCTACGTGGGGATAACTTTGCCGACTGGCGATACACTGTTCTATCCATCGTTGTCAAAGATGCCAGACCCATTCACGAGAGGCATTCCGCTGCGAGAGGGCGAGACAGTTGGACCTATTGAGCTATTCTCGCTTACCTTGCCCGGAATCGAGCCTGGCAACTACTTCTGGCTGGCCGTGCTGACGCCTGCGGGAGAGTTCGCCTCGTTCAGCAATATCCCGGCCTGTGGCTGGATATTCACGGCCTCCAAGGCCAGGACGCGCTCGCCGAAGCTCTCGATGGGTTTCGCGCGCTTCCCCATGCCTGACATTCCGAAGTAG
- a CDS encoding type ISP restriction/modification enzyme translates to MPTDAITSYLSEVQRQLGIDQAGEHSYRPALKALIESFDTTIVATNEPKRVRCGAPDFIITRAQTPLGYVEAKDVRENLDRAERTEQIRRYLDSLGNLILTDYLEFRWYLNGETRMAGRLARVTPTGKLQRDPQGAEAVSRLVKGFLSAKIPSIGSYKELAARMAAIARLLREIIVKTFEDEDKGGSLHTQLQAFKRVLLHNLQPDGFADMYAQTIAYGLLAALFNHDRSKHGDFNRRTAAYDIPKTNPFLIEMFDYFAGPLLDDRLTWAVDHLAALLNTVDIGALKQDFQKLTGKQDPVYHLYETFLAAYDPTLRQKTGVYYTPEPVVSYIVRSVDHILKEDFGLADGLADTTKIKLQDGRECHKVLILDPACGTGTFLHGVIDRIHEHLVNKGQAGLWPGYVSEHLLPRLFGFELLMAPYTVAHMKLGLQLQRTGYDFKSGERLRIYLTNTLEKAKTSTEPELFANLIAKEANAASEVKADKPVMVIIGNPPYFGHSENNGEWITGLIEDYKEVDGEKLRLGQPKWLQNDYVKFIRFAQDKIMRTGYGILAMITDHSYIDSGTFVGMRASLQASFDKIYVLDLHGNAKKNRNRTDFDQNIFDITQGVCILIAVKSHESAQSKYVGTYGDTRGPIEVKERFLEGKSVSNIRWRTDPSQCKPPFYLFVSSDWSHLEEYEAQMSVRDVLPGAYADEKARRVGTGFVSTHDEFAISFSVSEMRDKIRSFLSTSSESEARSMFRLCSQNQWNYRRAKDGLAGTNWESQIRKVLYRPFDWRFTVWNRNVCVHRRVRVHNHLREDNILLCVGRAGNVIGFDEWDLAFVSAFPVDINCFYRGGCAALPLYLYPDGPLPSSLFEHQEGRRPNFSKEFVLKLCKALKTAYHPDNAKAAQDGITAASVFYCIYAFLYSRGYREHYSRFLMIDFPHVPIPPNVQVFHELAALGEELVGLHIMTKFAPIRTCYPIVGDNCVEKVRYTEPGQGAETGRVWINRTQFFENVPPEVWSFHVGGYQVCHKWLKDRKGRLLTFDDLTHYQHIVSALERTIELMSEIDSTVGRHGGWPIK, encoded by the coding sequence ATGCCAACTGACGCCATAACTTCATATCTCTCAGAGGTCCAACGGCAGCTCGGGATTGATCAAGCAGGCGAGCATTCTTACCGACCGGCGTTGAAAGCACTGATTGAATCCTTTGACACCACGATCGTAGCTACCAACGAGCCCAAACGTGTCAGATGCGGCGCTCCTGATTTCATCATCACGAGGGCTCAAACGCCTTTGGGCTACGTCGAAGCGAAAGACGTTCGGGAGAATCTGGACCGGGCTGAGCGAACCGAGCAGATAAGGCGCTACCTCGACAGTCTGGGCAATCTGATCTTGACCGATTATCTCGAATTCCGCTGGTATCTGAACGGGGAAACTCGCATGGCCGGTCGGCTTGCTCGTGTCACGCCCACGGGGAAGCTGCAAAGGGACCCCCAAGGTGCCGAGGCTGTCTCTAGACTCGTCAAGGGGTTTCTGTCAGCTAAAATCCCTTCAATCGGCAGCTACAAGGAGCTTGCGGCTCGCATGGCCGCAATCGCTAGACTGCTTCGGGAGATCATCGTAAAAACCTTTGAGGATGAGGACAAGGGCGGGTCACTTCACACTCAGCTGCAAGCATTCAAAAGGGTTCTGCTTCACAACCTCCAACCTGACGGGTTTGCCGACATGTATGCCCAGACCATCGCCTACGGTCTGCTTGCCGCGCTTTTCAATCACGATCGGTCGAAGCACGGCGATTTCAATCGTCGAACGGCCGCCTACGACATCCCCAAGACTAATCCCTTTCTCATCGAGATGTTTGACTACTTCGCTGGCCCTCTACTTGACGACCGACTCACTTGGGCGGTCGATCACCTCGCGGCACTTCTCAATACGGTTGACATTGGGGCCTTAAAGCAGGACTTCCAGAAGCTCACCGGAAAACAAGACCCAGTGTACCATTTGTACGAGACGTTCCTTGCCGCCTACGACCCTACTTTGCGGCAGAAAACAGGAGTCTATTACACGCCTGAGCCTGTCGTCTCCTACATTGTTCGGAGCGTCGATCATATCCTGAAGGAGGATTTCGGCCTTGCTGACGGCCTGGCGGACACCACCAAGATAAAGCTTCAGGACGGCCGCGAATGTCACAAGGTCTTGATACTTGACCCCGCCTGCGGCACGGGCACTTTCCTACATGGTGTTATCGACCGAATCCACGAGCACCTCGTCAACAAGGGTCAGGCCGGGCTTTGGCCGGGCTACGTCTCTGAACACCTGTTGCCGCGACTCTTCGGCTTCGAGCTGCTCATGGCGCCCTACACCGTGGCGCACATGAAGCTCGGCCTTCAGCTTCAGCGGACCGGCTACGACTTCAAGTCCGGCGAGCGCCTGCGAATATACCTCACCAACACACTTGAGAAAGCGAAGACATCTACCGAACCGGAGTTGTTTGCCAATCTTATCGCCAAGGAAGCGAATGCCGCCAGCGAGGTCAAGGCCGACAAACCGGTCATGGTGATCATCGGCAATCCACCGTATTTCGGGCATTCAGAGAACAATGGCGAGTGGATAACGGGGCTTATTGAGGACTACAAAGAAGTTGACGGAGAGAAACTTCGTCTTGGTCAGCCGAAATGGCTCCAAAATGACTACGTCAAGTTCATCAGGTTTGCGCAGGACAAGATCATGCGGACTGGATACGGAATTCTGGCCATGATTACGGACCACAGCTACATCGACAGCGGCACATTCGTCGGAATGCGGGCGAGCCTCCAAGCGTCATTTGACAAGATCTACGTTCTCGATCTTCACGGCAACGCCAAGAAGAACCGAAACAGGACTGATTTCGACCAGAATATCTTCGACATAACACAAGGCGTCTGCATCCTGATCGCAGTGAAGAGCCATGAGTCAGCTCAATCTAAATATGTCGGCACCTATGGCGACACCAGAGGCCCAATAGAGGTTAAAGAGAGGTTTCTCGAGGGCAAATCGGTGAGCAACATACGATGGAGGACTGATCCATCTCAATGCAAGCCTCCATTCTACCTGTTCGTCTCCTCGGACTGGTCGCACTTGGAGGAATACGAGGCGCAGATGAGCGTGCGAGATGTTCTGCCTGGAGCTTATGCTGATGAAAAGGCCAGAAGAGTCGGGACTGGATTTGTGTCCACCCACGACGAATTTGCGATCAGTTTTTCCGTTTCAGAGATGAGGGACAAAATCCGATCCTTCTTGTCAACCTCCTCAGAATCCGAGGCCAGGAGCATGTTCAGGCTCTGTTCTCAAAACCAGTGGAATTACCGAAGGGCCAAGGATGGCTTGGCTGGCACCAATTGGGAAAGCCAAATCCGCAAAGTGCTATATCGTCCCTTTGATTGGAGGTTCACAGTTTGGAATCGGAACGTCTGTGTTCATCGCAGGGTAAGAGTGCACAATCACCTTCGCGAGGATAACATCCTTCTCTGTGTGGGACGGGCAGGCAACGTTATAGGCTTCGACGAGTGGGACCTTGCGTTCGTCTCTGCCTTTCCAGTGGACATCAACTGCTTCTACCGAGGCGGGTGCGCCGCGCTCCCGCTCTATCTCTATCCCGATGGCCCCCTTCCCAGCAGCTTGTTTGAACATCAAGAAGGGAGGCGACCCAACTTCTCCAAGGAATTTGTCTTGAAATTGTGCAAGGCCTTGAAGACCGCCTACCATCCGGATAATGCAAAGGCAGCGCAAGACGGCATCACGGCCGCGTCAGTCTTTTACTGCATTTATGCGTTTCTCTATTCTCGCGGGTACCGCGAGCACTATTCTCGATTTCTTATGATTGACTTCCCACACGTGCCCATCCCGCCAAATGTGCAAGTGTTTCACGAACTGGCGGCGCTAGGCGAAGAACTTGTTGGTCTGCACATTATGACCAAGTTCGCACCGATTCGGACGTGCTATCCCATTGTCGGCGACAATTGCGTGGAGAAAGTGCGATATACCGAGCCCGGTCAGGGGGCAGAGACAGGCCGAGTCTGGATCAACAGGACGCAGTTTTTTGAGAACGTCCCGCCCGAGGTCTGGAGCTTCCATGTGGGTGGCTATCAGGTCTGCCACAAATGGCTCAAGGACCGCAAAGGACGCCTTCTCACCTTTGACGACCTGACGCATTATCAGCACATCGTATCCGCACTCGAAAGAACGATAGAGTTGATGTCAGAGATCGACAGCACGGTCGGCCGGCATGGCGGCTGGCCGATAAAGTAG